Proteins encoded in a region of the Salinicoccus sp. RF5 genome:
- a CDS encoding LLM class flavin-dependent oxidoreductase, with protein MPKKLTPSILNLVPVREGKDAGDAYRDMVDLAQHVDDSDYARYWVAEHHNTTSIASSATRQLIHHILQHTEHIRVGSGGVMLPNHSPLIVAEEFGTMHAIFGDRLDIGLGRAPGTDMRTAAAIRRNNHDGVYTFGSEVEDIRKYLSDEETKVVAFPGHGTNIPLYILGSSTDSAHIAARLGLPYAFAAHFAPDQMEAAFKIYEREFEPSGQLDEPYKIACLNVICADTDEAAKYLSTTMSQFVLNVVRGGRNKLQPPVDDMGPLWTEPEKQIVESRFPVALLGSEGTVLDKLRLFQQQYNSDEIMAVSYIYDTDAQKHSYDIFEKVVQKYNS; from the coding sequence ATGCCAAAGAAATTGACACCATCCATCCTGAACCTCGTGCCTGTGCGTGAGGGCAAGGATGCCGGCGATGCATACAGGGATATGGTGGACCTTGCACAGCATGTGGACGACTCCGACTATGCCAGATATTGGGTCGCCGAGCACCACAACACGACATCCATCGCATCTTCTGCGACACGGCAGCTGATCCACCATATTCTGCAGCACACGGAGCACATACGCGTCGGAAGCGGCGGCGTCATGCTCCCGAACCACTCCCCCCTCATTGTGGCTGAGGAGTTCGGCACCATGCACGCCATCTTCGGGGACCGCCTCGACATCGGCCTCGGCCGCGCACCGGGTACGGATATGCGGACGGCTGCGGCAATAAGGCGCAATAATCATGACGGTGTATATACGTTCGGTTCGGAGGTCGAAGATATCCGGAAGTACCTTTCTGATGAAGAGACGAAAGTCGTCGCCTTCCCAGGCCATGGGACCAATATTCCATTGTACATTCTCGGATCTTCTACGGATTCCGCACATATCGCCGCAAGGCTCGGACTGCCTTATGCATTTGCAGCCCACTTTGCACCGGATCAGATGGAAGCGGCCTTCAAGATATATGAAAGGGAGTTCGAACCTTCCGGACAGCTCGATGAACCATACAAGATCGCTTGCCTGAATGTCATCTGCGCAGATACTGACGAAGCGGCGAAATATCTCTCAACGACGATGTCCCAGTTTGTGCTGAACGTCGTGCGCGGCGGGCGGAATAAACTTCAGCCGCCCGTCGATGACATGGGGCCGCTCTGGACGGAACCTGAAAAGCAGATTGTCGAAAGCCGCTTTCCGGTGGCGCTCCTCGGCTCGGAAGGAACGGTCCTGGACAAGCTCAGACTGTTCCAGCAGCAGTACAATTCCGACGAAATCATGGCGGTCAGCTATATATATGATACGGATGCCCAGAAGCATTCTTACGACATATTCGAAAAAGTGGTACAGAAATACAACAGTTGA
- a CDS encoding replication-associated recombination protein A produces MSTQPLSYRMRPKTIDEILGQSHLVGENSIIRRMVKARRLSSMILYGPPGIGKTSIASAIAGSTNYKFRTLNAVTNTKKDMQAVAEEGKMSGSVILLLDEIHRLDKAKQDFLLPHLENGNIILIGATTSNPYHAINPAIRSRCQIFELELLDPDDVREALERAIGDASRGLGDINLEISDEAIGYLSHTSQGDVRSALNALELAALSTEKNSEGVTVIGIEDAKACMQKSDLLYDKDGDQHYDVMSAFQKSIRGSDVDAALHYLARLVEAGDLVTIARRLLVISYEDIGLANPQLASRTLDAIVSAERLGFPEARIPLSQAVIELSLSPKSNSAIKSIDGALSDIRKKKTGAIPKHLKDSHYKSAEKLGNGIGYKYPHNYPNHVVSQQYLPDPLKNAAYYQTSDVSKYEKQLADIYDKLKKL; encoded by the coding sequence ATGTCAACTCAACCATTAAGCTACAGGATGCGTCCGAAGACGATTGACGAAATACTCGGACAGTCGCACCTCGTCGGCGAAAACAGCATCATCAGAAGGATGGTCAAGGCGAGAAGGCTTTCCTCCATGATCCTCTATGGACCGCCGGGCATCGGCAAGACGAGCATAGCCAGCGCCATCGCAGGATCCACGAACTACAAGTTCAGGACACTCAATGCCGTAACGAACACCAAGAAGGATATGCAGGCAGTCGCCGAGGAAGGGAAGATGAGCGGCAGCGTCATCCTCCTCCTCGACGAGATCCACCGTTTGGACAAGGCGAAGCAGGACTTTCTGCTTCCACACCTTGAGAATGGGAACATCATACTGATCGGCGCCACGACCTCCAACCCCTATCACGCGATCAATCCGGCCATACGGAGCCGGTGCCAGATATTCGAACTGGAACTGCTCGACCCGGACGATGTAAGGGAAGCACTTGAGCGTGCCATCGGAGATGCATCGCGCGGCCTCGGGGACATCAACCTGGAAATTTCCGATGAGGCGATCGGCTACCTCTCCCACACCAGCCAAGGAGATGTAAGAAGTGCACTGAATGCACTGGAACTTGCTGCGCTCAGCACAGAGAAGAATTCCGAGGGCGTCACGGTCATCGGTATTGAAGATGCCAAGGCATGCATGCAGAAATCGGATCTTCTGTATGATAAGGATGGCGATCAACACTATGATGTCATGAGTGCCTTCCAGAAATCGATCCGCGGCAGTGATGTGGACGCAGCACTCCACTACCTCGCCCGGCTCGTTGAAGCAGGCGACCTCGTCACCATCGCAAGGCGCCTTCTCGTCATCAGCTATGAAGATATCGGCCTCGCCAATCCTCAGCTTGCTTCACGCACACTCGATGCCATCGTCTCTGCTGAACGCCTCGGATTTCCGGAAGCACGCATTCCCCTCTCGCAGGCCGTCATCGAGCTTTCCCTGTCACCGAAATCGAACAGTGCCATCAAGAGTATCGACGGGGCCTTATCAGATATAAGGAAAAAGAAGACGGGCGCCATTCCGAAGCATCTGAAGGACAGCCACTACAAAAGTGCCGAGAAGCTTGGAAATGGCATCGGCTATAAATATCCGCATAATTATCCGAACCACGTGGTCAGTCAGCAATATCTGCCAGACCCCCTCAAAAATGCCGCCTATTACCAGACATCGGATGTCTCAAAGTATGAAAAACAGCTTGCCGACATATACGACAAGCTTAAAAAATTATAA
- a CDS encoding cysteine desulfurase family protein, translating into MEVYADYAATTPVDRDILKNIIDNADEFGNPSSIHKAGKRAKAQLEKARRQTAALLNASASDIIFTSGATEANNMAIRGVIGRRDRPHVITTEVEHASVLNTFRVLEADAEVTYVPADERGVVDMGALKRALREDTALVSIMLVNNETGVMQPIYEIREMLSGSDALLHVDAVQAFGHMTVDVEDLGVDLLSLSAHKLYGPKGVGLLYKSKDVHLDPVITGGSQERDARGGTENTMWIQAMAAAMQKASDEMTRRSIREMQLKELLLNTLTSAEIPFQVNGDVNQSASHIINLYFPWTDAEFLLTALDMAGICLSAGSACHAGTLEPSHVLSSMYGETDRSTKSIRFSFSYMMTDEEIERIAEALGDIYERLMN; encoded by the coding sequence GTGGAAGTGTATGCTGACTATGCAGCGACCACTCCGGTGGACAGGGATATTCTGAAAAATATAATCGACAATGCGGATGAGTTCGGCAACCCATCCAGCATCCATAAGGCCGGCAAGCGTGCCAAGGCACAGCTTGAGAAGGCGAGAAGGCAAACGGCTGCACTGCTCAACGCTTCCGCTTCGGATATCATTTTTACAAGTGGTGCGACAGAGGCGAACAACATGGCAATCAGGGGCGTGATCGGACGCCGCGACCGTCCGCATGTCATCACAACCGAGGTTGAACACGCCTCGGTCCTCAACACGTTCAGGGTCCTCGAGGCCGATGCCGAAGTCACCTATGTACCCGCCGATGAGCGGGGCGTTGTGGATATGGGTGCATTGAAGCGTGCGCTCCGGGAGGATACAGCACTCGTTTCAATCATGCTCGTCAACAACGAAACCGGTGTGATGCAGCCGATCTACGAGATCCGGGAGATGCTCTCCGGATCAGACGCACTGTTGCATGTCGATGCAGTACAGGCATTCGGACATATGACGGTCGACGTCGAAGATCTCGGCGTGGATCTGCTGTCTTTGAGCGCCCATAAGCTGTACGGACCCAAAGGTGTGGGACTGCTCTACAAGTCTAAGGACGTGCATCTTGACCCCGTAATTACAGGCGGCTCCCAGGAACGGGATGCAAGGGGCGGCACCGAAAACACCATGTGGATACAGGCGATGGCGGCGGCGATGCAGAAGGCATCGGACGAGATGACGCGGCGGAGCATCCGTGAGATGCAGCTGAAGGAACTGCTGCTGAACACGCTGACTTCAGCTGAAATCCCGTTCCAGGTGAACGGCGACGTCAACCAGTCGGCCAGCCACATCATCAACTTGTACTTCCCGTGGACAGACGCGGAATTCCTGTTGACGGCACTCGATATGGCCGGCATCTGCCTGTCGGCGGGTTCAGCATGCCATGCAGGTACACTGGAGCCTTCCCACGTGCTGTCTTCCATGTATGGGGAGACGGACAGGAGCACGAAATCCATCCGTTTCAGCTTTTCATACATGATGACGGACGAGGAGATCGAAAGGATCGCCGAAGCACTTGGAGATATATATGAAAGACTCATGAACTGA
- a CDS encoding homoserine dehydrogenase: MNLAILGMGTVGCGVVEVLLMNKSKISGLMGEDVTISHVFVNNIDKERDVDLTNVKLTDDITDLYRADDIDAVIEVMGGMEDTRDILKRFLEKGIHVISANKDMLAKYIDELTEVANENDARLLYEASVAGGIPILHAIEHGLNANEIHKVMGILNGTTNYILTKMTNDGWDYEKALKESQDKGYAEADPTNDVGGFDAQRKIVLLSRLAYDRKVDIDEVPVTGINNVELKDIETAKKEGLILKLVGKSEFDDQGMSVEVAPVFLPSDHQLSSVGYEKNAVYVNGNAVGETMFYGPGAGGKETASAVVSDLINCWRNAGRKQFNLTPQQTASVKPSQSSHKYFIRFAAEAVALKKHLAGLKVEYSVLDPGAETTVITSPIDPDQLEQLKQDQNFGIEAIYQVEGD, translated from the coding sequence ATGAATTTGGCAATACTTGGAATGGGCACAGTCGGCTGCGGAGTCGTTGAAGTGCTCCTAATGAATAAAAGCAAGATCTCAGGACTGATGGGTGAAGATGTAACGATCAGCCACGTCTTCGTCAACAACATCGACAAGGAACGGGATGTTGACCTGACGAATGTGAAGCTGACCGATGACATCACTGATCTGTATCGAGCGGATGATATAGATGCCGTCATAGAAGTGATGGGCGGCATGGAAGATACACGGGATATCCTCAAGAGATTCCTCGAAAAGGGCATCCATGTCATCAGTGCGAACAAGGATATGCTTGCCAAATATATCGATGAACTGACCGAAGTTGCGAATGAAAATGATGCGAGGCTGCTTTATGAAGCAAGTGTGGCTGGCGGCATACCGATCCTGCATGCCATCGAACACGGTCTGAACGCCAATGAGATACATAAGGTCATGGGCATTCTGAATGGCACGACGAACTATATCCTGACCAAGATGACGAACGATGGCTGGGATTATGAAAAGGCATTGAAGGAATCGCAGGATAAGGGGTATGCTGAAGCTGACCCTACAAATGATGTGGGCGGCTTCGACGCCCAGCGCAAGATCGTCCTCCTGTCCCGATTGGCCTACGACCGCAAGGTCGATATCGACGAGGTTCCAGTTACAGGCATCAACAATGTTGAACTGAAGGATATAGAGACAGCCAAGAAGGAAGGGCTGATACTGAAGCTTGTAGGGAAGAGTGAGTTTGACGACCAGGGCATGTCGGTGGAAGTGGCGCCCGTGTTCCTGCCATCCGATCATCAGCTGTCCTCGGTCGGGTATGAAAAGAACGCAGTATATGTAAACGGCAATGCAGTCGGGGAGACGATGTTCTACGGCCCGGGTGCGGGCGGAAAGGAAACGGCATCGGCCGTCGTGTCGGACTTGATCAACTGCTGGCGGAACGCCGGGAGGAAGCAGTTCAACCTCACGCCGCAGCAGACGGCGTCAGTGAAGCCGTCGCAGTCGAGCCACAAGTATTTCATTCGCTTCGCCGCAGAAGCGGTCGCCTTGAAGAAGCATCTTGCTGGCCTGAAGGTCGAATACAGTGTATTGGATCCAGGAGCGGAGACGACGGTGATCACATCACCGATCGATCCGGATCAGCTCGAACAGCTGAAGCAGGACCAGAATTTCGGCATTGAAGCAATATATCAGGTAGAAGGAGATTGA
- a CDS encoding AarF/ABC1/UbiB kinase family protein translates to MIFEKRLQHIKRYREIALAFSKSGFGYIVEELGLDEVLSLPKRLLMKQDSEHVEKTRGERIRLFLEEMGPTFVKIGQVASTRPDLVPEDIINELSKLQSHVPPFPYEEVETLMEESLGARVSDIFDTLEHKAIGSASIGQVHRGVLTTGEAVAVKVQRPNIEKIVRNDLEILHNLAMMAESRLEWARQYQLMDMIEEFSRAIIDELDYTIEGRNTEKIGRQFKDDETVHIPAIFWDVTTKNVLVMEYIDGIGISDFDAIDQNGYSRERLAERLTHAIFHQILIEGFFHGDPHPGNITIMEDEVIGFMDFGMVGKMTKEMKANFGSLLIAMMRKDADGVVRAITRMGVVPDEVDMKALKKDAELLRDKYYDIPLSRMNLGEAVQDIFDIANTHRIKLPTDFTMLGKTILTLESIVRQLDPDFSIVDVAEPFGRQLLKERYNPKNISDRAWHQWLDFSDDLQDTSHNLHEFSKGLKKKKVPVELELRRSEQFMKRLDRLGNRLSFSIVLLSFSIIMVGLIISSALSDQTNVILSIPAVEIGSVVALIMFIGMIYSIFRSGRF, encoded by the coding sequence ATGATATTTGAAAAAAGACTACAGCATATTAAGAGGTACAGGGAGATTGCCCTCGCCTTCTCGAAGAGCGGCTTCGGCTATATCGTCGAGGAGCTTGGCCTGGATGAAGTGCTATCCCTGCCGAAGCGTCTCCTGATGAAGCAGGATTCGGAACACGTCGAGAAGACGCGGGGGGAACGCATCCGGCTGTTCCTTGAAGAGATGGGGCCGACTTTCGTCAAAATCGGGCAGGTGGCGAGCACCCGTCCCGATCTCGTGCCGGAAGACATCATCAATGAACTTTCGAAGTTGCAGAGCCACGTCCCCCCCTTCCCCTATGAGGAAGTGGAGACGCTCATGGAAGAGTCGCTCGGTGCACGTGTCAGTGATATCTTCGACACCCTGGAACACAAGGCAATCGGATCAGCCTCCATCGGCCAGGTACACAGGGGTGTCCTGACAACTGGAGAAGCAGTGGCCGTCAAAGTTCAGCGTCCAAACATCGAAAAGATCGTACGTAATGACCTTGAAATCCTCCACAATCTGGCGATGATGGCGGAATCAAGGCTTGAATGGGCACGCCAGTACCAGCTGATGGACATGATTGAAGAGTTCAGCAGAGCCATCATAGATGAACTGGATTATACGATAGAGGGCCGGAATACCGAAAAGATCGGCAGACAGTTCAAAGATGATGAAACCGTCCACATCCCGGCGATATTTTGGGATGTGACCACGAAGAATGTTCTGGTCATGGAATACATCGACGGCATTGGAATCAGTGATTTCGATGCCATCGACCAAAATGGATATTCCAGGGAACGCCTTGCCGAGCGGCTCACCCACGCCATCTTCCATCAGATATTGATTGAAGGTTTCTTCCACGGCGACCCGCACCCCGGCAACATCACCATTATGGAGGATGAGGTCATCGGCTTCATGGATTTCGGGATGGTAGGTAAGATGACAAAGGAGATGAAGGCCAATTTCGGTTCGCTCCTGATCGCGATGATGAGGAAGGATGCAGACGGCGTCGTCAGGGCCATCACCCGTATGGGCGTCGTCCCCGACGAAGTGGATATGAAGGCATTGAAGAAGGATGCTGAACTGCTCCGCGACAAATACTATGACATACCCCTCAGCCGCATGAACCTTGGCGAGGCGGTACAGGACATCTTCGACATCGCCAATACGCACCGTATAAAGCTGCCGACCGATTTCACCATGCTCGGCAAGACGATCCTCACACTCGAGAGCATCGTCCGTCAGCTCGACCCTGATTTCAGCATCGTCGATGTAGCAGAACCATTCGGCAGACAACTGCTCAAGGAACGGTACAATCCGAAGAATATTTCCGACCGGGCATGGCACCAATGGCTCGACTTCAGCGATGACCTGCAGGACACCTCCCATAACCTCCATGAATTTTCCAAAGGACTGAAGAAGAAGAAGGTGCCGGTCGAACTAGAGCTGCGGCGCAGTGAACAGTTCATGAAGCGGCTGGATCGGCTCGGCAACAGACTGTCCTTCAGTATCGTCCTGCTTTCCTTCAGCATCATCATGGTCGGGCTGATCATCAGTTCGGCCCTCTCGGACCAGACCAATGTAATCTTAAGCATTCCTGCTGTTGAAATAGGCTCCGTAGTCGCCCTCATTATGTTCATCGGAATGATCTATTCGATATTCCGATCGGGAAGATTCTAA
- a CDS encoding aspartate kinase, which produces MKVVKFGGSSLSDSHQVRKVADIIKSDAERRIAVVSAPGKRFSEDTKVTDMLIALHANKTAGFDTKEAIDRIIDRFSSIINDLGIDQDLLGQYRTTLNSYLDDIKEEDRLLDALKSCGEDFNAQLLSAYLNKIGVDAEYMSPKEAGILVTDEPSNAQLIESSYERLNRLKDAPHVIVIPGFFGYSENNQIVTFPRGGSDITGAIVARGVEADLYENFTDVSFIYSAHPGLIDEPHAIKEITYREMRELSYAGFGVFHDEALAPVYKKKIPIMIRNTNDPEVEGTKIVSEREFIPEMPVIGISCDEGFTSITMNKYLMNREIGFTRRLLQILEDHCLSYEHIPSGIDNLSIILRSRQFEGNTKLEEVMADINDKLEPESMYVEDDLVLLVIVGEGMKEHIGIATKTTTALSDNGVNISMINQGASEISMMFAIALEDEEKALRAIYSNYFSGVKV; this is translated from the coding sequence ATGAAAGTTGTGAAGTTTGGAGGGAGCTCCCTAAGCGATTCCCATCAGGTCAGAAAAGTGGCCGATATAATAAAAAGTGATGCCGAACGGCGGATTGCTGTCGTCTCGGCCCCAGGAAAGCGGTTCAGTGAGGATACTAAGGTCACGGACATGCTGATTGCCCTGCACGCGAACAAGACGGCAGGGTTCGACACCAAAGAGGCGATCGACCGGATCATCGACAGGTTCTCCTCGATCATCAACGACCTCGGCATCGACCAGGACTTGCTTGGTCAATACCGGACGACCCTGAACAGCTATCTTGATGACATAAAGGAGGAAGACCGGCTTCTGGATGCACTGAAGTCCTGCGGGGAAGATTTCAATGCCCAGCTGTTGAGTGCCTACCTGAACAAGATCGGCGTGGATGCCGAATATATGTCACCGAAGGAAGCAGGCATCCTGGTGACAGATGAGCCTTCCAATGCCCAACTGATCGAGTCATCCTACGAGCGGCTGAACAGGCTGAAGGATGCGCCGCACGTGATCGTCATCCCCGGCTTCTTCGGATATTCTGAAAACAACCAGATCGTCACCTTCCCGAGAGGCGGATCAGACATCACCGGGGCCATCGTGGCGAGGGGCGTCGAAGCCGACCTGTATGAAAACTTCACGGATGTCAGCTTCATCTATTCTGCACATCCGGGGCTTATAGATGAACCGCATGCAATCAAGGAAATCACGTACCGCGAGATGCGTGAGCTCTCCTATGCAGGCTTCGGGGTCTTCCACGACGAGGCGCTTGCTCCGGTATACAAGAAGAAGATTCCGATCATGATAAGGAATACGAACGACCCTGAGGTTGAAGGGACGAAGATCGTCTCCGAACGGGAGTTCATCCCTGAAATGCCGGTCATCGGCATCAGCTGTGATGAAGGGTTCACTTCAATCACCATGAACAAATACCTGATGAACCGGGAGATTGGATTCACGCGTCGGCTTCTCCAGATCTTAGAAGACCACTGCCTCTCTTACGAACATATCCCGTCCGGGATCGACAACCTCTCCATCATACTCAGGTCCAGACAGTTCGAAGGAAATACAAAGCTCGAAGAGGTGATGGCCGACATCAACGATAAGTTGGAACCGGAGTCCATGTATGTTGAGGATGACCTTGTACTGCTCGTCATCGTGGGCGAAGGCATGAAGGAGCACATCGGCATCGCGACCAAGACGACGACTGCGCTGAGCGATAATGGGGTCAACATCAGCATGATCAACCAGGGTGCATCCGAAATCAGCATGATGTTCGCAATTGCCTTGGAAGATGAAGAAAAGGCACTTCGTGCCATCTACAGCAATTATTTCAGCGGAGTGAAAGTGTAA
- a CDS encoding Rrf2 family transcriptional regulator — protein sequence MKISTRGRYGLYFMLALARNYGGKKRSVKSVAEERGISDLYLEQIVANLKKAELVKSTRGAYGGYELNFSPDEITVGKIFRTLEENIVAVEGDDKDTDTERYLWRRIRDALRDVLDHTSLQDMINHDEDEVDDYMFYI from the coding sequence ATGAAAATCTCTACAAGAGGAAGATATGGACTCTACTTCATGCTGGCATTGGCCAGAAATTATGGAGGGAAGAAACGGAGCGTCAAGTCGGTTGCAGAAGAGCGGGGCATCAGCGACCTCTACCTGGAACAGATAGTGGCCAACCTGAAGAAGGCGGAACTGGTCAAAAGTACACGGGGTGCGTACGGCGGCTATGAACTCAACTTTTCGCCGGATGAAATTACGGTAGGTAAGATATTCAGGACGCTTGAGGAGAACATCGTCGCCGTCGAGGGTGACGACAAGGACACGGATACGGAACGCTATCTGTGGCGCCGCATCAGGGATGCCCTGAGGGATGTGCTTGACCATACTTCGCTGCAGGACATGATCAACCACGATGAGGACGAAGTGGATGACTATATGTTCTATATCTAA
- the thrC gene encoding threonine synthase — translation MANWQGLIKEYSELLPVTGETPKLTLHEGDTPLIRLDTLSEKYGADLYAKVEGVNPTGSFKDRGMVMAVAKAKEAGAHTVICASTGNTSASAAAYASRAGLNTIVVIPEGKIALGKLAQAMMYGAKIVSIEGNFDEALKIVRRIAEEKDDITLVNSVNPYRLEGQKTAAFEIVDVLGKAPDYLTIPVGNAGNISAYWKGFKEYDEKKSCGRPKMYGFEAEGAAAIVNDEIVAQPETVATAIRIGNPASWSLAVAARDESGGMIESVTDDEILSAYELLAGTEGIFAEPGSNASVAGMIRSLENGKIEKGSTVVTVLTGNGLKDPETAIEQITQKPKVLPNDEDQIIEYIESISKDASPSV, via the coding sequence ATGGCAAATTGGCAAGGCTTGATCAAAGAATACAGTGAGCTGCTCCCCGTCACCGGAGAAACACCGAAATTGACGCTGCATGAAGGGGATACACCGCTCATCCGCCTTGATACGCTGAGTGAAAAGTATGGAGCAGACCTCTATGCAAAAGTAGAAGGGGTGAATCCGACAGGCTCCTTCAAGGATCGCGGCATGGTCATGGCCGTGGCGAAGGCGAAGGAAGCGGGGGCGCACACCGTCATCTGCGCGTCGACAGGCAATACATCCGCCTCGGCTGCAGCCTACGCCTCAAGAGCGGGGCTCAACACCATCGTCGTCATTCCGGAAGGCAAGATCGCCCTCGGCAAACTGGCGCAGGCGATGATGTATGGCGCAAAGATCGTCTCCATCGAGGGCAACTTCGACGAAGCGCTCAAGATCGTCCGCCGCATCGCCGAGGAGAAGGATGACATCACCCTCGTCAATTCGGTCAACCCGTACAGGCTTGAGGGGCAGAAGACGGCGGCATTTGAAATCGTCGATGTGCTCGGCAAGGCGCCGGACTACCTCACCATCCCGGTCGGGAATGCAGGCAACATCTCCGCATATTGGAAGGGCTTCAAGGAATACGATGAAAAGAAATCCTGCGGACGCCCCAAGATGTATGGCTTTGAAGCGGAAGGGGCGGCGGCCATCGTCAATGATGAGATCGTCGCCCAGCCTGAAACCGTGGCAACCGCCATCCGCATCGGCAATCCTGCAAGCTGGTCGCTTGCTGTGGCGGCCAGGGATGAATCCGGCGGCATGATCGAATCGGTCACCGATGATGAGATCCTTTCGGCCTATGAGCTCCTCGCAGGGACCGAAGGCATCTTTGCAGAACCCGGCTCCAATGCAAGTGTCGCCGGCATGATCCGCTCTCTCGAGAATGGGAAGATAGAAAAGGGCTCCACAGTCGTGACCGTCCTTACAGGAAACGGACTGAAGGATCCGGAAACCGCAATCGAACAGATTACACAGAAGCCGAAGGTGCTGCCGAATGACGAGGACCAGATCATCGAATATATCGAAAGCATATCAAAAGATGCCAGCCCATCAGTTTAG
- the thrB gene encoding homoserine kinase, whose product MPAHQFRVPATSANLGPGFDSMGLALGKFLKIEAEESGRFEVVFQDDFLEALPADEENLVVATAIQVAEEYGETLPPLKIKMSSEIPLTHGMGSSASAIIAGVELADHFCRLGLSDFDKVKCGSGFEGHPDNVGPAVTGGLFVGYYNDGDLHYHTLTLDGLAAIVSVPPYEIDTGEARAALPTSYSRADAVSQNAINNVMLLSIMNSDYRSMGELMMSDRLHEPYRESLIAEYGDIRRITLSEGAYATVISGAGPSLLTLCREEDADRIVDALASVSGCLHEKVDIFQ is encoded by the coding sequence ATGCCAGCCCATCAGTTTAGGGTGCCGGCAACGAGTGCGAATCTCGGGCCGGGATTCGACTCGATGGGACTCGCACTAGGAAAGTTCCTCAAGATCGAAGCGGAGGAGAGCGGCCGTTTCGAAGTCGTCTTTCAGGATGATTTCCTTGAAGCCCTGCCTGCCGATGAAGAGAACCTCGTCGTGGCTACCGCCATCCAGGTTGCAGAGGAGTACGGCGAAACGCTCCCGCCCCTCAAGATAAAGATGTCCAGTGAAATCCCGCTGACCCACGGCATGGGCAGTTCCGCCTCGGCAATCATCGCCGGGGTCGAACTTGCGGACCATTTCTGCCGGCTCGGACTGAGCGATTTCGACAAGGTCAAGTGCGGCAGTGGATTTGAAGGGCATCCCGACAATGTCGGACCGGCCGTGACCGGAGGGCTGTTCGTCGGATACTACAACGACGGAGACCTCCATTACCATACATTGACGCTTGATGGTCTTGCGGCCATCGTGAGCGTCCCGCCATACGAGATCGATACGGGAGAAGCACGTGCGGCACTCCCCACTTCATATTCACGGGCGGATGCGGTCAGCCAGAATGCCATCAACAATGTCATGCTGCTGTCCATCATGAACAGCGACTATCGATCGATGGGTGAGCTGATGATGTCTGACCGCCTCCATGAACCATACCGTGAGTCACTGATTGCAGAATACGGGGACATCAGACGGATTACGCTTTCGGAAGGGGCCTATGCGACTGTCATCAGCGGCGCAGGGCCCTCCCTCCTCACACTATGCAGGGAGGAGGACGCCGACCGCATTGTCGATGCCCTCGCCAGCGTATCCGGCTGCCTGCACGAAAAAGTGGATATTTTCCAATAG